The sequence attattatttccttCGAGTTTAAAGTCTGATTTTGGCCTCGAGTGGAGGCTTGGTTTAAACTTAAAACAGTTTCATCTGAGGTAGATGAAGAATGTCTTGAAGCTCCTCACCGCCGACatgatgcaaaacaaatatgttgATATGCAGCTCTGCAAACAATTAACAGACTACTGCAAGATTATGAGTTTCTCTGGTTTGACTATTGACAATTATTTGTtaaatagaaagaaaatgtttgttctATTCTCTAAACCACGGACTATATTTCTCCCAAATTCAACGGACGATGGAATGGATTGGAAGTTCCAGATCTCCAGATGTATATTTGACTTTTGTTAAATTGCTGTCGATGAAATTTATAAGAACTTTAGGTTTCATTCTCTTTAACAAGTCAGGTTTGAGGTTCTAAATTTAGATTAGTTCTTaatttatgaatttagagcAAATCAATCAACTAATTAAAGATAATTGATTATTGTAGATTCTTCTATGTACAGGACATTGAGaagctgtttctctctgatccacAATGTGAACATGTAAGTTGACAGAACATACAAGTATGCAGAATATCAAAAAAGTAGtactgaaaaaaaatgtatgcagtCAAAAGGCACACAGTGGAGTTCAAATGTGCTTAATCGgaagtaataaaaacacattttaattgtatagcacttatctacaCAAGTTAGAAAGGGCCTCAAAAAATCCAGAGAaacatataaagtatttaagtaTAAAGAGCCAATAGATCTAACACACtataatgaaaacatcagtaggattattttgtatttttatatatttgtgccgatatatccctttcacctaaatctacTGGACCTTTAGGAAACTAGATGAAATCTGgctgcaataaaataaaaataaaagggaaTTAGTCATAACTAATGTAGTAAATAGCTGCAGTTGTAGAATCTGAACATgtataaatcaatttaaatcatattattCATGTTTTAGGTAAAAATGTGGGTTAAGTTTTGTGGGTAAATGTTTAAAGTAAATAAGTAGACGGGATATTGTGAGGGTCCCATTCAAAATGCGCATGCGCAGTCCACGGATAGGTATCAGTTACCCGgaagtgaggatgaggaggaggaagcgtctcttcctccttcttctgaCAGTCTCAGGGTTCACCTCCGAACGGGcatcacacaacaaacacacacaatgaaccaacaaacacactttgtgACACTGTTGCGTTTGTGGTGCCGTGCGTGACCAACAGCACTGACTTCCGTTTCCTCCTCCTTGTGCAGAGGAGTCAGGAAGACACGTGGGGCAACCAGGAAGTGATCCAGCTGTTTCCCTGTCAGCGATGCGTGTGGTGGAACATCTGGTCTCCAGCCTGGTCCTCGTGTCCGTCTCTGTGCTCGTCCTCGCGGTGGTTCTCGGGTATTTCTTCCAAGAAGACCCGGATTCGGGTCAGTTCTCCaggtaaagaaagaaagaggggggggggggggcgagcatGTAACGTGGTTTTATGAGTGTAACGTGAATGGGGATTAAACAAAGCTACTGGTTTATATATGATGGGAGTTATGGCTGATCTCAGACCTGCAGTTCAACACTGTAAACACCGCAGAGAGGAGGGGATTTAACCGAGGAGCCGTCCCCTCCCTGCGGCTGCTTCAAACCAGACTCCGTTAAGAAATCCGTCAATTTAAAACTTCCtctgttattaaaaaacaaatccgacttttaaaatacaatttaagtcTGATTAACGATTTGCCTGCATCGTCTTATTAATTCGTCTCAAACTGCAAACATCTACATACAATAATTTTCTTacttgctttgtttttttttattaaaaaatattttaaatattagaaaagtatatacaataaaaaaaattaaaatattaagaaaacttgattaataaatatatggttatttaaaaaaaatcaatggcaaaaaacaaatgaactgaTTTAAAAGGTGTTAcatataaatcataaaatataaCGGTTGACACCTTAACATTTACatacatattaatatatatttatatttgttggtgtttgtttggttaTTGCACTTGATTGTTGTCTTCCATCCGGTTGATAAATGTTTACAGATCATATTTCACCGCTCTGATTGAAACAACGGTCTGATTTTGGTATATAACCTACAGTGCTAACGGAggagttgtgtttgttgtggtgcACAGTATGGCCGAGGACATGAAGACCCTGGAGGAGAACTTCCGGCAGCAGAACAGAAGCTGCTTCCTCCTCGGTGCCTCGGGGGAAACCGGCGGTTTGCTGCTTCGAGAGCTTCTGGAGAGAAACGTCTTCTCCAGGATCACGCTCATCGGCCGCAGGCAGCTCACCTTCGAGGGCGAAGCCTACAAGAACCTGGTCGGTCGGCTTCTCCTCTGGTCAGCTGACCACTTCTCTTCGGAGTCGGACAGTCCCCTCATCTGCTCGTGATGACATTTGTGCTTCTTTGCCTCCAGGTGCAAGAGGTGGTGGACTTTGAGAAGCTTGAGGACTATGCCGCGGCCTTCCAGGGCCACGATGTGGGCTACTGCTGTCTGGGAACCACCCGGGCCAAATCAGGAGCTGTGAGTTACACACCTACTCAACCTCCATaaacagataataataataatccttaggGCGAGGGACGAGACTTTGTACTCAAAGCCAACTGGCTGCTTATCTAGTTTGACCAGTCGTGtctgagcaggctttggttgccttGATTCCATGTGTAGAGAAAAAGAGGTGGAACACGTTGACTGAATTGCATCTGCAACATATCTGCACTTTTTAAGTGTCGACTGCAcctaaaacacagacaaacagtgtcCTCGCTTGTGTTGTGTGCGGAGAAACATTTGATgtgtgtgataaaagaaactagtTGTGTATCGTTAACAGTTTTCACGCCCTGGAATATCCGCCTCTGCCCCCAGAGGCTAATCCCTGGTGAGAACCTCACACAGGAATTCATCAGGATTTTACAGTTGCACTTTTCCACTTCTtggaatttgatttgattcatcaGTCAGTAGGAATGACTCAGCAATTCCATCCGTAGAAATGATAACTGCAATTTTCCAAGTAACTGATATTTCCACAAAAGCACCAACAGAAATATATGTATGATCAAGTCTATCAGAGTATTCGTGTATATTAAGTAACAATAAATTGGTCAGCAGAATACTTTGAAGTAATCTTTAAAACAACAAGGCAATTATTAAGTTTGTTCAGGAGAATGTAAAATATCCTGCTCCGGTCCAAGtctttcaaaaacaaacatctatCTTGTGCGTTTatgtaaaattaatttaaaaaaaatactgatcCCTTATATATCAATATTGGTTTTACCCTCTAAACTCTGCAGGTCTGTAATCGCCTTCTGACATGACTCACTCACTCTGAGTCACGCACAATTGTTTcataaatagaaaaatgtgcCTCACAATGAGTTGGCAAACTTTATTCTCAATCCATCAGAACAGAAGTACCAGTGTTTGGCTGTCCACTTTGGATTTGCAAATAAATATAGCAATAGCTCAGTCTTTGTATACTTTGTAAAGCGTGTACGCACTTTCAATGCAAAGCGGGCCACTCCCTTTTCAATAGAATCAACCTGCAGcgcactgcacacacaccatAATGTGCGTGCCAGGCAAGAGCCAGGATTTATTCCCGGGGAAATAGATAAAAAAGGGATTAATTAGTTATAATTTAATTGGTTCTTTCTTTGCCGATctgcaccaagtttcatggaaatccgttcagttgtgtttgtgttattttgcagGTAAACAAActatcaaacagacaaatggacaAAATGACAACCTCCTCAGTGCACACAATACTTAGTTTTGTTTTGAGTCTGATGTTATATCATGTTTTCGTAAATCCAGAGGGAAACACGTTGAACTTATGTTTGTCCCACTTGTGTGAAAGCAAAACAAGATATTACAATAATATCGTTTTGTCTAAATATTtggaaataaagtaaataacacAATTGAATTACTGTCCGGCCATAATTATGACACATTTCTCACtcaaacatgatttaatttgtaCTTTCTCCTAAATAATTACTTGACTCATTATAATTTCTGCTTGTGCTGCTTTCAAAATGCTGACAGAGTAAGATGTTCTATCTCTTTTCCTTCAGGATGGATTCATCCGTGTAGATCACGACTACGTTCTGAAATCAGCCGAGCTCGCCAAGGCGGGCGGCTGCTCCCAGTTCCACCTGGAGTCGTCCAGAGGGGCCGATAAAACCAGCAGCCTTCTCTACCTCAAAGTCAAGGTATTTTATTTCCCTTCTCTCCGCGAGTCTTTTGAGAATCGGCTTCAGTTTTCTGAGTTGAACAGAGATCAACATGAATCATGGATTCTTCTTTCAGGGCCAAGTGGAAGCCGATATCGAGGCGCTGGGATTTGAGAGATGTTCCATTTACAGACCAGGGTGAGTGATCGCATTGACATAGCACAGACTCACACTTTCATCATGACATACACAACAGAGGTATTGTGTAAGCAGACTTTTTCCCACAGGGCCGATACCAAATTTTTGCGCAGATATGTATgcatcccttttttttttttttttaagataatatCCAGGGTTTAAATTCATAAATCTCAGAGACTGGGACCAGGTCACTTGTGACTTTTGTTTAAAATCACGGATGGACCATAATAGTGcggttgacattttttaatgtACCAAATTCAAAATGACAACACAGTCATCTTTTTCACCGAGGTGCTGACCATAGGAAACATGTGATCGCTCCCTCTCACTTCATACAAAGTGCTGATTGTACTTgattgtcctcctctcctcgaGTCGCCCTGTTCCAACACAACATCTGGTCTATGTACGTGTTTGTTTACGATTAACCGACCCCGCTACAACTCTCCCAAATCATCAaaaccttttgtgtgtgttgtcgtccTGCATCAGGGTTTTGTTGGTCGACCGGCAGGAGAGTCGGCCGGGCGAGTGGCTGGCCAGGAAGTTCTTCAGTGCCGTCTCTGCCGTGGTCTCGACGCCCATGTCCATCCCGATCCAGGCGGTGGCCAAGGCCATGGTGTCCAACACTCTGCGTCAAGCCGAGCAGAAGACGGAGATCCTGGAGAACAAAGCCATCGGCGAACTGGGAAAGAGTGCTGGGAAATAAGAGCGAAGAAGGGAAACCCCACAGGTGAGAACCCTTCTTACCTACTGACTGTGATCACCTGCGGTTGGACGTCAAGTGTCCCGACTGGATGACCCCACATCTCATGACTGGGGCTTTGTTAAGCTGTTTACATTCGACACAAGACACTAGTGAGGCGGCGCATCACGCAAacctctcacacaaacagaaaaagaacTGTTTTTATAACCATTGAAGTTCATTCATGTATTATTTTAAGTTCTTTCCGtctattaatgtttatttttcttttcagaacATTGCAGCAGACGACAGCTGCTCAGAAAACACCATCAGGACTTTCTTCAGatattttggattttaaattaattcatcTCTGAGTTCTGCCgctctcagaaaaaaaaaccaaAAGATGTTCCTGCGAATGTTCTTGGgtgtttatctatttatctgcTAGATTCTTTATGGAGGAAATAACCTGTGGAGGTAGTAAATTATTTCATAGTGATGAATTGTATATGGGGTTCTTTTATCGTTATTAATATTGTAATGTTTTCATCAGGGAACTATTGTCAGGCTTTTTGATGTTCTCCATTCGCACTGTGAGACGACAGCTTGAATCACTGCCTTAACATAACCACTGTGTTTCTTCAACACCAGAGCAAAATTACACTAACATCAgggaaatgttttcataaaagcttcagtatataaaaatagaataGATATTATATGTACCGTATATAAACAATATCTTTGCAATACTTCATTAAAGATAATATTACCACACAAATGCCATGCACTGAGTTTCTTTGAGAGCAGCAACGGAACAAGTTTTGAATAAACTTTGCTTGTTTTGAATTGTGTCTCCTTGTTTGTGAAGCCACATGACCTAACTGGTAAATATGAAGTTTTATTTGGTTGACGATAAACAACAATTTATATGAAAGTAGGATTCCTTAATCATCTTGGAATTTAGAAAGCTTTTCTTTAAACCCTTtatttaaaagtcttaaatgttctgtttttattacatttattttattttgccttttatttctgttaaatgTGATTATTTGAGACTGATTTCCTACTTGACATCGTTTTAAATGAGGGCAAACTCAGCAAACCTCGAgtataaataaagacatgaatgaatgtattcgtctactttaatttaattgtcCCATTACTGTGTTTTGCAGTTTCTCATTACTTGTGCTtgataaataatattcaaataatTAGTTTGTTCTAGCAGCGCCCCCTCCTGGCTAAATGCGGCTAAACACGTTGTGCGTGGAGTCTTTATCTTACCAGGTTCaagaaactgagaaaaataatacaaaaacaaaattctaCGTACTTGAGTTCCCGCAAGATGGAAAGAAAATTGAATTCTGTAAATAAAGGAAAGTCTTTTTCTAagtaaatggaaaataaagcaCTTGTTGGTGACGTCATGTCTGAGgttaaattcatttaaaacagaTAATGGTTCTCTGTCAAAGTATGAATACATGTTTAGAATTATAGAAAAAAGGAACAGCATTAAAGTTCTTACTTACATTCTTATTCATTCTACTAAGTAGTATATTGTATTTTAGTTTATAATTTATATTGCAgatgtatatttttattttattttatttagttttatttcatatatatatatatataattttagtttgtatatatttcttctttttttttgcttgtgtggttttcaattatttttgttCATGGCCAGAAATGAGCAACTAGTCACTAGTGATACctgaacattaaaataaaagaatcaacAAAGTTTAAATTATTATCGTTAATGTAACTTTCTCTGGATATtaattatcttaaaaaaaactgaactttgaatcaCAGACTAATGCAAAGTTCTACTAAAAAATTATTACAAAAAATACCCCAAATTATAAACGACACAAATTGTATAATTTCTTCTTATTCATCTTTGACTGTATTTCCCAGATTGACCAGAGCTCCAGAGCAGGAagtataaacaaatataaaatctccATAAAGAGACAATTTTTCAATACAGCTCAAACAAAATAAGACTAAATTgaattcaaaaatattaaaacaaataatctgGCGACATCTCGTGGTGGGTATGAGGAAGTGCCTGTTTGGTGAAGCCACTCCCACTCTACGTGTCACACCACTACGTCACCTAGCGTCACCAGGAAGTGCGCTGAACCCACGGAGGCAACATGGCGGAGTCCACAGACCCACGTGAGTGttgtaaatattaaacaaaaacCTGTTTCTGCGCAGCGACGCGTTTCTCGTGCGTGTGAACTTCACACGAGTTTTGCGGTTTGTTGCGTTCACACGATGCGTTCGCAGCTCTTTGCCTCTGACGTCATTCATCAGAGGAAACTGCTGCAGCGGAGTCTGAGGTGAGAGTTTCCAGCTTCGTGACTTCCAGAGGTTTTATTCCCACAGGCGACGAAGAGATGCCGGAGCTCtctgacgaagaggaggaggatgaaggacagtggctggaggaggaagaagaggaggaggaggcggtgtCGGTCAGCTGTCTGTTCTGTGACAGGTGGGGGGGGATGCTGCACATCTCGAGGAGACACTGGAGATAACACAACTCACTACAGTTGTTTACAAGTTGTTAAACTGTGTATTTAGCAGATTTTTGAAAGAAGAACCAACCAgatatacataataataataataataataataatgcgtTTTTATTTATGGGCTCCTGTCAAGATTCTCATGGACACATTACAGATACAACAAGAGTAAAGGAActccaaataaaaacaactttcgACTTATCTTCTAtggtggccctgaagtgcaaatcCCAATTTCAAACGCCAacactaaataataataattataaacttCTATCAgtaaagcacctttcatacaagaCATGCAGCTGAAAGTGCTTCTCATACAATAAGggtgaaaataaaagaacatattcaaatgtatttcaaataaaacgattttatagaaacataaaaacttgttaaaatataatttaatgaaGAAAGACAGTGATAGAATCGATGTGGGCAGAAATCGGCCAAAAATAGGTTTTTGGTTTAAACTGTTAAATCAGCTGCTAATAATTCCTCTAATAGTTTAGACGCCACATCTTTCAAACATCTTGACTGATGACCTTTGAACCATTTCCCCCTCAGATCAGAACTGACATGTTTACACACTTACCTGCCCTCAGGttgtcagtgttgttcaggtcaGTAGTGGTGCTGGTAGTTCATgttggaggtgtgtgtttgactgatgaGATTCCAGAGTCGAGTCGGTTCCTGCCTCAGTCCGTGCAGCGTTCTCTGAGCCGCTGCCCAAAGAATAACTTCTCCACCCCCGTGCTTAGCAGCAGGCAAAGAGGGgtcagggggcggggggggttcATAAATCATGAGAATATGTAATTTAAGACCTCTTGCATTGATTCTCTCTCCTGAGGTGAAACTGAACTGGAGAAATCCACAGGAAGTGATTTCCaagcttgttttgtgttttgctaaATATGCTCTCATTAATTCATGTCAGTCTCCAACAGACATCTAAAGTTTGACCCTGTTGTTACTTCAccgacaaaaaaaacaacaactacatgttttctttttcactttaagattcaatttaaaaactcaaaatctTTCCAGGGaatatgtttgtttaatcttttggggaaaaaaacatttaaaaccttGTTTCCATTCTTCAAAAATAGCACGGTGACATAAATCAGATATAGAAACTGCGAGTGTGGACTCAAGAAGAGTTTTTTATAATTGAATATATCATTACATATTCAATTGTTCTTACTATGTTGTCATACTGGGTATTCAGATTTTATTACtgcatatttatcttccatcaaaacatttaaaagtattACTGTAAATTTATCttatgtctttttttaaatgaatttctTTATCATTCATATTATGTGCTAGTATAACCGttttgatgaaaacatctggaaactTGTAGTATTCTCAAAGTTTTACCGACTCTTTCCCTGCCTGGTCTCTGTCCTTCAGGTCTCTGAGCTCGGTCCCTGCCACCCTGCAGCACTGCACAGCCGAGCATCACGTCGACCTGGTGGACGTGATAAGGAAACACAGTAAGTACACAATGACTCTGATCTGAGACTCACTCGGGAATCGGACGACACTTTAACTTTAGAACGACTCAAACCCTTTTCTGTGCTCCTCAGGTTTAGACGACTACGGATACATCAAGATGATCAACTTCATCCGGTCAAAAGTAAGAAGCTTCATCTCTCTGGTCTCTGATGTGATTCAACAACATGGTCAAAGAGTTTAATTTCACTCGCTTCACAACTTATTAGATCAGAAAATATCAGCATTAagataaatctgtgtttctAGAAATGTGATGCATCCTGTTTGTCGGGGCTGTCGGACGGCCCCTTGCCCTGGGAGAGTGAGGACTTCCTGCGGCCTGTCCTCCAGGACGACCCCCTGCTGCAGACAGGTACAGTGGcctcttcaaattaaaacaaactctgTATCATACGGTACAAAATAAAGCAGCTTGTCTACACTGCATTTGCCTCCTCAAAATGTCCTTCTTATGTCTCTCTGCTTgtcccccccccgtctgtcttTCTCCCAGATCCTGAGGAGCTCTGTGAGATTCAGGGGTCAGGGGTGTCAGCGTGCCCGTCGTCCGGGGCCGgctcccatgatgcactgctGCAGCGGGCCCGGGCCGCCGAGGAGAGGGCCCGTCAGTCGGAGGAGGCGTTGTCCCGCGCCATGGACGACCTGCACAAACTCAAGTCAGTGTTGTTTCTGCAGGTTCCCCCCCGTATGCACCACCCTGTGAGCACCAGCAGGGGGCCACAGTGAACCCAGTATTGCAGGAACACCAGCTTGAATACCTTGTGGAAGAAGTTTGGAGGAAGgggaaagataaaaaagaaaaagaaagaaagaagggtaGGGGAAAATTCCACTGCAGCATAGAGGTGAaagtgaagaggggggggggctgcggttgtggagggagggagggagggggggaaggttTGGAAGGCAGTTAGAAAGATGAATGcctcccatctcctccatctacTGCTACGTCCTGCATGAAGGTTGTGTGTGCTCTCTGCTCCGTGCACACGTTCTGATGTGCACCGGGTTCTGATGTGGTCCGTCTTCTTTCAGGCTTCTGGCTCAGGGGCTGGTTCTGAACGCAGCACCGGGCCGAGCCGGTAACCTGGGCACCGTGGCCGAGCTGcgggaggacgaggacgaggccTACTTCGGCTCCTACGGCCATTATGGCATCCACGAGGAGATGCTGAAGGTCTGagttctgcaaacacacacacacacacacacgcacacacacacacacacacacgcacacacacacatatttaaagCGTCCAGGCCTGCAGGTCTTTTAACTGTCGTGTGAGAGTCGCGCAGCAGGATTGGCAGAAAAAGGAAAGTGGGCTCATCAGCGTACGTCTTGGCTGAGAGGTTCCCATGTAGCAGTGAAATGGGAAATGATCATCATCTATGCAAACATTGATACTGAGGACGGGACATTTATTCTCAGAAGTGACACATCAGCAATAAGTGCTGCCCCCCCCATGTGAGACGCTGCACAGGAACACTCCAGATGTGGAAAATGAATTCGTACACTGCTTTAAGACCTGAACTCTGAAAGTGTCAGGAAGCTCCGGGtgttagatgtgtgtgtctgtgtgtgtctctctgtgtgtgtctacttaCCGCAGTGCTTAGATATATTCCCCCTGGCCGTCCTGATTGGTGCTTAGCGTTGTTAAGTTTTGCgtcgtgtgtgtgcgtcagtcTCCAGCGTGAACTCAGGAGGGGTcagtgatgagagagagagagagagagagagagagagagagagagagagagagagagagagagagagagagagagagagagagagagagagagagagagagagagagagagagagagagagagagagagagagattcaaatGCACTTGTGGTGGATTTAAGGATTTAAAAGAAACTCACCTTGTCCTCAAAGATGTAATATGAAACAATTTCcattaaaaaataagtttttcttGACTTGTACAGTGGAAATTGCTTATAGTGATTGTTTATGGCCTTGGACAAAGGCGATTGATTACTAGATATGAATTGCGTACCTTCTGCATGcacctctctcacacacacacacacacacacacacacacacacacacacacacactcagacactcaGCAGACTCCCTGATCACTGTAACCAGTATATAAACACCCTAACGTGAACAAACACCTCATCCGTGATTATGACTTGTGCCCGAGTCACATCAGGTCCACTGTCATCAGTGGCAGTGAAGGTGGAGACAACttctcccatgatcccacgctgcatTCTGACATCATCACACGCTACATCGCAGTCACTACAAGGACCTAAACCCAGAGATGTGTTGAGCCTGGATTTGTCTGAACCCACGTATTGAATCGTTTCCTCGATCCCACTGTGCATCTCACACTCGGGCTTGTTCCTGTCATCTCAACCGACCGTGTAGCGTGTCCAccggagagggggggggggggcggcggccgGGGCTTCGCGGGCTGGATTTTGATTGGCAGGTTAATTAGCGAGCGCTGACCTGACCTGCTCTGGGAGAAAAATCTCTTCCAGTTGCATTTATCAGATTGAAGTTTCTCTTAAACGTCCCCAGAACCCCACATAGTCTGTTATGATCTGCACTTATCTGAGCCTTTTGCATATGAAAGCCTCACATAGCATGCTTTTTCCcctgagggtggggggggttggggggggttagggggggggggggggggcgattcAGGGTTATATCTCAACATAAACACATGTACAACTTGTAAAAGAAGCAAAAGCTCTGATTTATGGCCCTTTTGCTTTATTCTACCAGTgtgtggagaattttttttttttttttacgtgttCTTATTTTCTCTCCACAGGACAAAGTGCGCACGGAGAGTTACCGGGACTTCATGTACCGCAACCCTGATGTGTTCAGAGACAAGGTGAGCCGGctaaacaaatgcaaacagacctgtgtgtgtgtctgtgtgtgtttttgtgtgagctGGCGGGACGGGGAACGGCCGTGTGCATTTTGCAGGAAACACATTAATAAGGCCGGTGATGGTGTCTGATTTAAAACACTTTGCGACTTTATTAGCAGCTCGAACGTCGGCTGCATGGAACTGATAACAGACACATGCAATTCACCAGCAAACCcataacccccccacccccccacccatcctcccccctcctcttatCCACTGGCGTTAGTTGCAGGAAGCAGTGGCCTGTATCACGGCCATCCATTACGTGGGCGGCTGCTGGTTAGTGCGGCGATGAGGCtgcggaggagggggggggaggcagggtgcatgatgggaacgtACATTATCCCTGTCAGGGCGGGAAGGGAAGTGTCACCTACAGGACGCGGCAGACGAAGAACACAACGGGATGTGTTCGTGTTTCTCTGCAGAACGAGAGGAtggagaaaggagggaggagctgaGTGTTGTGTTCTGTCAGCAGCGGGTTGGTAAAACCTCTGTGAACCCATAAAGGCAGCGGGGGGGTTTACAGGGGAGTTAAAGCTGCCTTAAAAATAGAGACGCAGATAGAGAGCGTTGCATATGAACGGGCGTACAGTCACTGCAGCTGTGCAGCGGCCGTTTCACAGCAGTCAG comes from Platichthys flesus chromosome 1, fPlaFle2.1, whole genome shotgun sequence and encodes:
- the htatip2 gene encoding oxidoreductase HTATIP2 isoform X1, encoding MRVVEHLVSSLVLVSVSVLVLAVVLGYFFQEDPDSGQFSSANGGVVFVVVHSMAEDMKTLEENFRQQNRSCFLLGASGETGGLLLRELLERNVFSRITLIGRRQLTFEGEAYKNLVQEVVDFEKLEDYAAAFQGHDVGYCCLGTTRAKSGADGFIRVDHDYVLKSAELAKAGGCSQFHLESSRGADKTSSLLYLKVKGQVEADIEALGFERCSIYRPGVLLVDRQESRPGEWLARKFFSAVSAVVSTPMSIPIQAVAKAMVSNTLRQAEQKTEILENKAIGELGKSAGK
- the htatip2 gene encoding oxidoreductase HTATIP2 isoform X2, producing the protein MRVVEHLVSSLVLVSVSVLVLAVVLGYFFQEDPDSGQFSSMAEDMKTLEENFRQQNRSCFLLGASGETGGLLLRELLERNVFSRITLIGRRQLTFEGEAYKNLVQEVVDFEKLEDYAAAFQGHDVGYCCLGTTRAKSGADGFIRVDHDYVLKSAELAKAGGCSQFHLESSRGADKTSSLLYLKVKGQVEADIEALGFERCSIYRPGVLLVDRQESRPGEWLARKFFSAVSAVVSTPMSIPIQAVAKAMVSNTLRQAEQKTEILENKAIGELGKSAGK